Within the Manduca sexta isolate Smith_Timp_Sample1 chromosome 19, JHU_Msex_v1.0, whole genome shotgun sequence genome, the region GCAAACATGTTTACCTACTCCTACCACCTACATAATCTAACTCATTACAATgactaatcaaatatttaaaaaatagaagatattttgttaaaaacaattcaattgaTTCACGTACTTGCTTATCTATAGATAATCTACAATCTACTTACATGAAGTATGTTAGATTATTCACATACTTTACAAATCCGTTACtctatttgataatattatgtttttatttatattgtgatgTATGGGCGTTGTCAGCACAAATTTGTAGTAAGTATTATACTCAAATACTTTACTAATAATGAGAGTTTTACTATTGaacataagtatttttatttgctgaGGACAacccattattaatattaataaccatgggttgccctcagcatggtcacttaatttcaaAGGGTGGCGAGCGCCTTAAgtgctcacccaaaagtccgatgtgtttgtataagtcgACCCTAGTCACGCTAACAAATGTAAGAAAGATGCAAAAAACAAATCAGTGAAGTCACGTGTTTTATTGCCGATCTGGAAATTGAATCCAAACGACTAGAGTCTAGACCAATGAGCTGAGGTATCTTTATTTGgatacatatgtataaatacaacGTTCAATATGCGAAGATACTCTAAATAGTTGAATggtgtacataatttattttattatgattatggaAAAGTAAATCATGAAAACCGAGTAAAGAACATAGGCATTGAAAATCGACAGAGCAAAGCCGtaacaaaagaaaaagaaaagaaagccACTTGTCAGAGAACATCTGTTAGCCGcaacaatcattttatttctctCATGCTTATTATTTAATGGTTGTAGGTAGGTACCTAAGAATGATCAGTAGATCCATTATCAATGTTTTGCAATTGGGTGACTAGTTACTTAATTTAAAGGTAGAAATTGAAACTATTTGCCTTCAAAAACTTCCACAGAGGACTAGCCCCTTCTCCATTGACATCAACTTTATCgtacatatcaaaatataatgcgTAGTCCAATGTTTCTTTTTCTTCACCAGAAAATTGCCAACAGGGGAACGCTAAAATTCTCAAACCtacaaaaattatgaaacacGCATCAAGTCTTTATCCTAGAAGGCAGCGGTGCAACCAGTTCACCCACTTTTTAGCTGTGTATTCCTTTCCATGATATGTTAgagggcgagcctgtcgccatgtTGGCCACAaatatgatatatagcctaatacgaaaaagaaaaacCCCgcatcactttgcctgaccgaGGATTCAATACTAGAGCCTCAGAGCAGTGTTGTACTGCGGACATATTAGGTATaacttcgccaccgaggcagccacataatatattatgaaccgagtaattatgtacttaaaaCATGGTGGAAATAAACTCGAAATACATAGATATAGATTCGAATTGACACAATTAACGTAGGTGACTAAAGGTAatctattaaaagaaaaatatataattctatacattttcaatataaaacattgcgctttaaattaattacagtaaTAAGTCAGATAatttatgctataaataaaatcagtataCCTAGCTATTAGTTAAGTAGGTACAAAGTTGAATTATATTTACCAAGGCAAATAACTTGTCTACTCTGTAACCCTAATCAAAGATCGTACCTCAGAATCGTATCCTGTAGGAAAACTGTACGAATCCACCCCAACAatcgacaaaatatttttatctaaggCTTTTTACTAACCCTTGTTTTCGCCGTATTTTGCAACAAGCTCATTAAATTGCGCATAATGATGTGCAGTAAAACCGCATTTCGACGatacatttacaattatacacaCATGTCCTTTGTACGCTTCTAATTTAACGTTTTCGCCCTTAGCGTTTTTAACTGTGAATTCATGTATTGACCTAGCTTTATTGTAGTCCGGATTGATTACGTTTGTAACCGACTTATTcatgattatataaaaataaaattgctagaaaattaatagataataatataaaataaaccaatacaaaattattacaaaattaaaggtGTAAATAAAGATATGTAAACTTATGACAGCTTCAGATTGACAaggtcaaagagaattataatttatacggaAAGATAAGGTTCAATAAAGTTTCGTACTACAAAACCACAGCCTCAtagtataaaaactatgaaacctATCTAATTAAGGTactacattcaaatatttttgttttatcggCTACCTATAAAATAACTTAGGATACTCGAATTATCTGATCCATCTAGATTATCTATGTAGACAGACACCGAAATACTTTTTTacgtaaaactataaaaaaaaccttattttgTTTGGTCTATTCTATCGAtcggatcgtttattaaaaacggcccTAACACGAATGGGTGAATAGATATGGAATAAAGTTAGTcgcatcatttaaaataatactattactTATCTTGTTTGTGTAAATTAATAAGGGCGTTAATCTCATTGTAGAGTGTGTATCAGAAACTATCAATAAATTTCTTTAGTTGGAACTCAAgcgttaaggttatagcttaaggtccatttttcatacattttgtttcacctttaatctgggtaactaaacaagtaaagaatttaaattcacgtctagttagtgttaaaaatttcgtcgtattaaattttaaaggccgaaatatccatgcatattaattatttttacgtttttctttcaactgcgagaactaatcactaactagacgtgaatttaaattctttacttgtcaatacttgtttagttacccagattaaaggtgaaacaaaatgtatgaaaaatggaccttaagctataaccttaacggtaaaaaaatacttcataaagaaaaaatatacaattatataattgtattttttaacaataaagcTTTAAGTAACCATAATATGCATCCATTTATGAAGTAGGTACTTGCATACCTCTTACCCTATTGGAAGTAGGTACTATTTACTATTCAAACTATTTAGTTTCCCCACAGATTCATGTTATTTAAAGCTACTGTTGAGTGCTGTTTCAGTAAACAAAATAGgtgtatcataaataaaacataaagacaaattttgctttaatatttattcctttACAACCATGAATCTTACATCTAAACAATAACCATAACGTGTCTTGTGAACacatacaggggccttattctctatcccgcacgttattttgacagtgcgtaacaagcacgtaacacaacgcatcatgtttaggactatagaaatttggcttacagaatagcATTCCACGCacataacatgacacggccgcgttacgcgtttacactatcatacagaataagggcccagtaaaAACTCTATATTTGTTCCGCGTGCACAACagccaaatttttttttttttttattttatgcaggTTGATTTTCGCAAGCGTAATAATTCAAAAACgtacaaaattaaatgcaatacAAATGTgatgcaataaaactatttaaacttAAAAGGAACGTGATTTGCATAGAATTACATTCTTCCAAGAATCCATAAATCTTCctattttataagtgtatttcaAACTTTTCAACTGCCCAAAGACaacaaaactatatatttttcaacataacCCTGAACTACCCCGTGCAGTCCGCCATATTATCGCATATTTCTACCAGTATTTCTCAAGAGAACTGACCAGATCCAACGGATCCACGTTAGGACCGTGGCGCTCGACGGGCACGCCGTCTTTGTCTACGATGAACTTGGAGAAATTCCATTTGATGAAACTTCCGAGGGTGCCGCCTTGTTTGTACtataagaaatacataaaacaaattagtcgcatcgttaaaaataaaattatacttatcttgtttgtgtaaataataGGGGCGTTAATCTCGTACATATTGTAGAGTGTGTATCAGCAACTACCAATACATTTCTTTAGTGGGAACCTCAAAGGTTAAGGGTCAAAACAaataaggtgcgttcgggtaagatcggatacggggtaagattttataatgaaaaaataccacgaatctgtggttattttttagtttaagccaTGTAGGCGactacgctgtctctttttgaCCTACgctatataccacagttgatgctacgaccaagaacgggtgcgctatgaacattgaaacaaaaaagatgGATTTCGAAGGtggtttaaaaacaaatcgtaataaaaaatattattctcatcctatttgattttgaggacTGCCCTACTACATCTACGTAATTCAACAGCTAATTAAATTGATATGGGACCACGGTGAACctatacaaaacacaaaaagaatttcaaaatgGGTTCATAATTGGGAGAGATAGCATAGCATACATATATGGCGCagcatacataaaaaaaaaattgagaatcAAGAAAGAAAGTATGTaggtattaaagtattttttgtatagaaGTAGAATGGGTGTAATGAAGAACGAACACTTGATATAAATCCATTCTACTTGATCAATCATCAATTCTAGAAATGtgatgtttaattatttgtatatctatctatacatatcataaaacaaaggggttctgtctgtatgtatgttatctattttctcaaaatctactaaacggatttttatgaagtttcatatggagatagttgaccctGGCTACATTCTATCCTAGGAAAATtgtatatagcgggacttttatcccggaaaactcttacacgtggtcgaagccgcgagcaaaagctagagtttgaaataaaaactaaaaactatttaaacggattttatcgcggttttttatattattattttctcccgacgtttcgaagactttgcagccttcatggtcacggggggactgaggtgttgttcatccgtaaagtcaaagttacaatatctacctacatttttcaaatatacaactttttaaaattttatctgttgacggtccgatctacgcagaatgagctcacagtgtcttgaggtctggcagccggtcttttgggatccgatttaattaaatgtagaacaggatcgaaacgtcgggagaaaataataatataaaaaaccgcgataaaatccgtttaaatagtttttagtttttatttcaatgtctaacattcgcgtaaacataagaaatcaaaagctagagtattataaatttctgacagatagcttttaaaaatatagttagaGCGCCGTTTTCCTAAGGGCACCGGCTTAATCCGTAGCGAATCTCCCGCAATAATCGAGACATGTCCACAAGTCGCGGGAGGTCGCCAAGCATCAAATAGTTTGCGTGTGGAGACAaacgctatttttatttattctatttacttAAGTGTTTATACTTACTCGACTTAAAACAAACTTtacaaaacttattattttataatgactaTTATTCCCTCTACTGCAGTTAGTCTCAAATTCATCAGATCGATAAATaatcacaaaattaaaatatgcacGTGTTTATAGTATATGTGTTAAATACGTCAGTTTTAAATCATGCAGGAAGGTATATTGCTAACAAAGAAGATAAACATAAGTACACAATAAAGGCAGGtgttagcatattttctgttgttatattattttttatatttatatcaattcaaATAAGACGGCGACTTGTTGGCAATTGGTATTAacttttatagcaaaaatttGACCCTGATTGCCCGGTCTATActtaactatatagtttaatgtatttggGACAAAGGTATTAAAAAGTGTACAATGATGTTCAATtcaaaaaatactaatactagATTGATTTTAACCCTCATAATATAATGTCGGACTATTTTCAGCCTATAGAATATAGATACTTTAgagttaaaaactaaaaaaactttttcatttgtgTAATTCTCCTGAAAAGAAATCCGAATCAAATGCGACTACTTCATGTACCTAGGTATTTAACGatactttttattatcattCTACATCATAATTAGGATGACTTGTGATTTTTAAGGTTTCTTTTATAGACAAACAAATCTAATATTAGTTTAATCGACATCGACAAGGGAACTTTCAAGGCTACCAAATCGATACAGGTATTATCGATATTAGCgtgaatattttatgattaccAGAGGCTGTTCGAACGACGATCGATACTTGCGTGACACAGCACACAACCTACTTGTAGAAACAATCAAcactaattttatatgaattttatgttCGAatgtgaacattttattttcgataAACTATGTTGGTAATAACtcaataagaataattatcaaaattctgATTTTTACTTGATTACAGAATGTTTACTCCCTGATCTCTTAAATCTTATACATTATTAACgtttggtcgcggcttcgcccgttcGAAACAGTTTTCCCTCATTAAAaccccgctatatattttcccgggatagaaagtagcctataggctatatccttcccagggtctcaaactatttcgatataacattttattcaaatccgttggatagttttttagTTAATCGCGTTCACGTAGACAGGCAGATGctgcggggactttgttttatgatttatttttaagaactttttaggagaaacaattccgtcatacatgattgttgcgtaactttaaccacGCAGCCCAAATACCGGAAGCTTTccaaaaggaatacattttagCCTTTTATAACATTTCTCATTGATGCTCCACTCTTATAggtcatagtgtgatgttatatatcctatagccttccacaataagaaaaaataaggaCCTAGATGATTTCTCTGTTTATTCAGACATAGATTTATCAACATCATCAACTTCataataggtaataaatttGTGGTTTATtatcatgttataaattattattctaacaaATCAGGCATTTGGCCAAATATGGGAGTGCAAAATCTATTAACTTTTaggttttaaaacttaaaagtaaGTTGATAACTAGCATTTCAAATTGCCTTTATTAATCcttattcttaaaatttgaCAACACACACTTcattttgtaatgtattataaaatggtGATGACAATCATTAGatctgaaaatgtttgtatcttCTGGTTTTTAAACCATTTAGAAAGACATGAGCTTATGTGAAATAATCCTATATAATCTACATACCTTCAAGAATTTCCACAGAGGATGGGCATTGTCACCGTTAACATCAATCTTTTCAAACAAATCAAACTTCACTTTACGCTCAGATGCGAAACATACAATTTCTTCAGGGTTGCCAGGCTCTTGGCCTGCAAACTGATTGCATGGGAATGCTAAAATACGGAGTcctaaaaataacaacaaagaTTATTGGCCTGGCCCATggtactacaatatttttttcatgtcatgataaaaacattatgttaaaGATTAATTTTGATTAACTACAATAGCCAAAAAGTAAATTGCttactatcaaatatttaagacactatataatataaataaaataaattagctcAGGAACTATAGCATTTAAccataatatagatattatccAAGAGCTACTAAAggacataacaaaataaataaagtgtaccAGAGAATAACggtaaaaatacttacaatgaAACACATAACCGACAGCTATTATTTGCCTgctaatttaacttttataaatgattCCAACAGTCAAATATATAAGAAATGGATGGATTTTGGCTAATGTACAGTCAAGCAAAAAGGTAGCTGAACACATTAAACACTTCAAAATGCTACTACACATTAACTTaacaaataaactttgaaatttttaaatatttcaactatttttgtggctgactgtacctgtAACCACAATTTAAGTTTTATCTCTATATTCCTATTCATCCCATCACGTAAATAAGTATTTCTCAAGATAATtttacgtaacgaaatagtttttacataatataattttattctcttatataatgtattttttttgtttttgtttctatatactcattatattatactttgatAGATCAAATGCATTAAGACAAAAAAAGACCGATGAGACGAAAAATTggtaacaatatttcgtaaaaactatttcgttgcgtacatattttattatgagaaATAATCTAATTATGTAGTCTTAAAAACTTACCCTTGCTCTCTGCATACTGTTCATAAAGCTCGTTCAGTTGCTTGTAGTTGTTCGCCGTAAGACCGCACTGTGAGGCAACATTTACAATAATGCATACATGACCCTTGTACACATCCAGTTTCACATCTTCACCCTTGATATTCCTTGCGGTAAATTCATGGATTGATGTAGCAGTTTTGTAATTTGGATTATCTGCCATTTtgctaaaaaaatccaaatttatGACTTAGCAAAAATATACGGACACTACGtttcacaaataattttgttttgataagtgCCGGCCATTCCGTCAAGTCAAAGTCAAGTGCCGGTTTTCTATTTGACAGATTAGTGCTGTACTTGTTActcaaaaaaaattgacaatagTTACATAacattgtgtaataaaaattgtgaaacaagaacatttaaatcaataacaCTTACATGGTACTTAATTGAGCCCGTGATAGACAAATAACGTTACCAACAATGGGCACCAGTAGCCTAGTAATACTTCGAAAAACTATTGTCATCCTTTATCATTAAAGgtcacatttataaataaagtgcaTTCGGAATATTTTGTCCTAGAACATTCAATACTAAAcacattgtttattatttaaataaatatctcattTTGTAAAAATTGTGGATTTTATGTCGACAAATATCAATTTAGAGATAATATGAgatgtaatataatttgtaagaaacgtattacattaaattaatgtaataataattatttaattgctttacaaaacgaagaaaataaattacacaactTGGAATTTGAACGTACTTGTTTCGAATTTGATACTATGGAACCCatgattatataaacaaatggatatgttaaaatatattttttataaaagaacaagttcaaaaatcgttttttaattcacaataattttaaacaagattatttatatattctatcACGATAAACCTCTTAAAAACGAGCTTATTGAtaatacacttaaaatgaacgctttcataatattaatgttgctACATTGGAGCACACTCTCAAAAACAgtaaatttcacaaaaaaatatctctgAGAATAACCGCATATGTCATTTTTGGCAATTAACTTTTCCACCTCTTTTGACGAatcaatgaagttatttttatgagttactCCGCTACgacttttctttattattattcttattaatagaggggtataaaattaacattttaatgattacAAGCACTAAGCTATTTTTGCAActttattatccaataagtttgaggttggttagAATTTGTTAGAAATAGAGAACCAGCTTCCATACAAAAAGCGGAGATCTGCTTTTATATAAATCAGCAGTCATAACTTTGTATTTGAAATcgtttatttcattcattcattcattcattcatttcatttcattcatatttcacgcttatattttataaagtatatttttactaaaatcaatattgttttcaaacgatTTTTTACCACGTACTACAAAAGTATGGAACCAATTGCCAAATACGACCAGTGACCTTAAAAAAGAGCGTATTCTCACTTAACGGGCCGGCGCGGCGCCGCCAATGCCCATGGTTGGCAGTGATGACTTACCATTAGATGAACTGTATGCTCGTTTTCCccttatatcataaaaaacgtattgaaaaaaatattcagttttataatttattgtttttcaataaaaaaaatatctttccccttagaggacaggctatagacTTACCtacgtattttgtttttcaataataaCATGAGCCAGATCCATAATTTCTTTGATTACGGTACAAAATACATGTCAAAAAGCGATACGTTCAAAAACACTATGCCAGAAGTAGTTAACGGTGAAatcaaaatactaaaattattaactaaataaacttaaaaattatgtatactatctacacaaaaaattatatttacctattttgAATACGGTGCAAATCAATGATTATTAAAAAGGATTGAGAGCAATAATTATTGTggaataatattatgacgttTCATTCTAATTAGAAAACGTGTTTCAGAACGGGCCTATTTTACTCTACATCTCTGTTCTACATCGATttgtggttttatatttttgttgcgAAGAAGTGGTGGTCctcataaatacaaaaaaagtgttttactGGAAATACTTACCCTTTGATCATGGCTTTCCTGGTGAACAACATACGCCGTTGCATTTGCTTAAAGAGTTTCAGCAGTCCCAACATTGTTCAGACTGCATCATATCATGCAAATGTAAGTGTATAACGTAGTGCAATGTCAAGGAATTATTGATTTCACCACACTGCGACGTAATTTCGTCGATGACCTTGACCGTTGATAACCATTGATACATGATAATGCATTCTGTCTTgtattttgctttattatttccaaaaattCCGCCCTACCTACGTCATTTAAGCCTAGGTTATGGTTACATgataaaatctgataaaacaatttattagttgattagaataaaatgataatttccATAGCTAcgccttatttataaaaaatgccgCCCTTATAACACGTAAATGTTTATCCTGAAAATATAGCATGGAATTTTACAAGGCTATTAATTCAACTACATTCCTTTATAGGTTATTGAGCATTATGAGAATCCACGCAATGTGGGTTCTCTTGACAAGAAGGACAAAAATGTTGGCACTGGTCTTGTTGGAGCCCCGGCTTGTGGGGATGTGATGAAATTGCAAATCAAAGTTGATGAGAATGGCAAAATCATTGATGCCAAGTTCAAGACTTTTGGTTGCGGATCAGCAATCGCTTCAAGCTCTCTTGCTACCGAATGGGTAAAGGGCAAGACTGTTGATGAAGCACTTAAGTTGAAGAATACCGACATTGCTAAGGAATTATCTCTGCCACCAGTCAAGCTGCATTGCTCTAGTAAGTTGTGAAATTTTTGTGTATATCTAGATGATTTTAGTGAGTAAACGGAACAGTAATTACTGTGagttatagatatattatagGTTTTATAAACTTAGTCAAACAAATAATCCACAATTGTATTTCTTGTTATGAGTCTCTTCAATCACAGTTGTTATGTAAATAACGCATTGTTGAATTTGGTTATAAAGTTAATAATCACTAAATACATAAAGATTATTTCCTTCTACAGAGGTATTCATTATGTCTGTACCAATACTAACctattaaatagttttactaTTCTATTTGTGttgaaatctattttaaataaattgtttatatcaTTCCTGTATTCTCAAAGGGTTAGGCAGGggttatgtgatagggggtgagcttCTCtccatatagggcacaaattacaAACGTCATCTGATTCTAAGCAGTAAATCCctatattttaatggtattaaatgatttaaactattattatt harbors:
- the LOC115440828 gene encoding probable phospholipid hydroperoxide glutathione peroxidase translates to MNKSVTNVINPDYNKARSIHEFTVKNAKGENVKLEAYKGHVCIIVNVSSKCGFTAHHYAQFNELVAKYGENKGLRILAFPCWQFSGEEKETLDYALYFDMYDKVDVNGEGASPLWKFLKLKQGTPKGNFIKWNFTKFIINKDGVPVERHECKVEPLNLVRNLERYW
- the LOC115440826 gene encoding probable phospholipid hydroperoxide glutathione peroxidase: MTIVFRSITRLLVPIVGNVICLSRAQLSTIKMADNPNYKTATSIHEFTARNIKGEDVKLDVYKGHVCIIVNVASQCGLTANNYKQLNELYEQYAESKGLRILAFPCNQFAGQEPGNPEEIVCFASERKVKFDLFEKIDVNGDNAHPLWKFLKYKQGGTLGSFIKWNFSKFIVDKDGVPVERHGPNVDPLDLVSSLEKYW
- the LOC115440827 gene encoding iron-sulfur cluster assembly scaffold protein IscU, with the protein product MAFLVNNIRRCICLKSFSSPNIVQTASYHANVIEHYENPRNVGSLDKKDKNVGTGLVGAPACGDVMKLQIKVDENGKIIDAKFKTFGCGSAIASSSLATEWVKGKTVDEALKLKNTDIAKELSLPPVKLHCSMLAEDAIKAALSDYRIKQQGAKKN